One Solanum lycopersicum chromosome 4, SLM_r2.1 DNA window includes the following coding sequences:
- the LOC101254892 gene encoding phosphatidylinositol 4-kinase gamma 7-like isoform X2 — MAVAIFKSPLGGEYHGKARMEGKSTGRRRVFVQTETGCVLGMELERSDNAHTVKRRLQLALNFPVEESSLTFGDRVLNNDLSAVRNDSPLLLTRNFMHRSSSTPCLLPTGKDHIQPRDQSGPIEILGNVGRFAETKQLIQEIVKAIKTGVDPIPVHGGLGGGYFFRNSRGESVAIVKPTDEEPFAPNNPKGFVGKALGQPGLKRSVRVGETGYREVAAYLLDTDHFANVPATTLVKITHSVFNVNDGVNGDKPLSKKQPVSKIASFQQFVPHDFDASDHGTSNFAVAAVHRIGILDIRIFNTDRHAGNLLVRKLDGIGQFGQVELIPIDHGLCLPESLEDPYFEWIHWPQASIPFTDDELEYIKKLDPIRDSDMLRSELPMIREACLRVLVLSTIFLKEAAAYGLCLAEIGEMMTREFRSGEEKPSELEVVCLEARSLIAEREILSPKTEVDNEFQFDIDCEDSGYEASPKSIPRDFTNRNPFHLPIGGNGCFPLSKLDESIEEVESDGEDEKSFNYVPAPAKNIAVSKLSMSLKNTSLGEKKLKYPNISGTKPENGYLASSSSGHRSANEQLPASVTFVKLSDMNDVEWGLFLDKFEELLYPAFAKRKSITLGQRQMQRLGTSCQF, encoded by the coding sequence ATGGCTGTGGCAATCTTCAAGAGCCCACTCGGCGGGGAGTACCATGGGAAAGCTAGGATGGAAGGGAAATCGACTGGGAGGAGACGTGTCTTTGTTCAAACTGAGACTGGTTGTGTACTGGGGATGGAGTTAGAACGCAGCGACAATGCACATACTGTGAAAAGAAGGCTGCAGCTTGCACTTAACTTTCCAGTTGAGGAAAGTTCTTTGACATTTGGTGATAGGGTGTTGAATAATGACCTAAGTGCTGTTCGGAACGATTCCCCTCTACTGCTGACAAGGAACTTTATGCATCGAAGTTCATCAACTCCATGCCTTTTACCCACAGGGAAGGATCATATCCAACCTAGAGATCAAAGTGGTCCCATTGAAATACTGGGAAATGTAGGTCGCTTTGCTGAGACAAAGCAACTTATCCAGGAAATTGTGAAGGCAATAAAGACTGGAGTAGATCCAATTCCTGTTCATGGTGGACTCGGAGGGGGGTATTTTTTCAGAAATAGCAGAGGCGAGAGTGTTGCTATTGTTAAGCCCACAGATGAAGAACCATTTGCGCCAAACAATCCTAAAGGATTTGTGGGCAAAGCTCTTGGGCAGCCAGGCTTAAAACGATCAGTCAGAGTTGGGGAAACAGGGTATAGGGAGGTCGCTGCGTATCTTCTTGACACTGATCATTTTGCCAATGTGCCAGCTACTACATTGGTGAAAATCACTCACTCGGTCTTTAATGTCAATGATGGTGTAAATGGAGACAAGCCTCTCAGCAAGAAGCAACCTGTGAGCAAGATTGCATCTTTTCAACAGTTTGTTCCCCATGATTTTGATGCTAGTGACCATGGAACCTCAAATTTCGCTGTTGCTGCAGTGCATCGCATTGGAATATTAGACATTAGGATTTTTAACACAGACAGACATGCAGGGAATCTTTTAGTTAGGAAGCTTGACGGTATTGGACAGTTTGGTCAAGTAGAGCTCATCCCCATTGATCACGGGCTCTGTCTTCCAGAGAGCTTGGAAGATCCGTATTTTGAATGGATCCATTGGCCCCAGGCATCCATTCCGTTCACAGATGATGAACTTGAGTACATAAAGAAACTTGATCCTATCCGAGACTCTGATATGCTACGAAGTGAACTCCCTATGATTCGTGAAGCTTGCCTTCGTGTCTTGGTCCTTTCCACCATTTTTCTCAAGGAAGCTGCCGCTTATGGTCTCTGTCTTGCGGAAATTGGTGAGATGATGACCAGGGAATTCCGTAGTGGGGAGGAGAAACCAAGTGAGCTTGAAGTTGTTTGTTTAGAGGCAAGAAGCCTGATTGCTGAGAGGGAGATTCTTTCTCCCAAGACTGAAGTGGATAACGAGTTTCAGTTTGACATAGATTGTGAAGATTCTGGATATGAGGCTAGTCCCAAATCAATCCCTCGGGATTTCACGAATAGAAACCCGTTTCATCTTCCAATTGGAGGAAATGGCTGCTTCCCACTCTCTAAACTAGATGAAAGTATTGAGGAAGTGGAAAGTGACGGAGAAGATGAGAAGAGCTTTAATTATGTTCCTGCCCCAGCAAAGAACATTGCTGTGTCAAAACTTTCAATGTCTCTCAAGAACACCAGCTTAGGTGAGAAGAAACTGAAATATCCTAATATCTCAGGAACAAAACCAGAAAACGGCTATCTGGCTAGTTCCTCCTCTGGACATCGTAGCGCAAATGAGCAGCTTCCTGCAAGTGTCACCTTTGTGAAGCTATCAGATATGAATGACGTCGAGTGGGGTTTGTTTCTAGACAAGTTTGAAGAGCTTCTTTACCCAGCTTTCGCAAAACGCAAGTCTATCACCCTTGGTCAGAGGCAGATGCAAAGGCTTGGAACTTCTTGCCAGTTTTGA
- the LOC101254892 gene encoding phosphatidylinositol 4-kinase gamma 5-like isoform X1: MSRNLDNCPVQTQMAVAIFKSPLGGEYHGKARMEGKSTGRRRVFVQTETGCVLGMELERSDNAHTVKRRLQLALNFPVEESSLTFGDRVLNNDLSAVRNDSPLLLTRNFMHRSSSTPCLLPTGKDHIQPRDQSGPIEILGNVGRFAETKQLIQEIVKAIKTGVDPIPVHGGLGGGYFFRNSRGESVAIVKPTDEEPFAPNNPKGFVGKALGQPGLKRSVRVGETGYREVAAYLLDTDHFANVPATTLVKITHSVFNVNDGVNGDKPLSKKQPVSKIASFQQFVPHDFDASDHGTSNFAVAAVHRIGILDIRIFNTDRHAGNLLVRKLDGIGQFGQVELIPIDHGLCLPESLEDPYFEWIHWPQASIPFTDDELEYIKKLDPIRDSDMLRSELPMIREACLRVLVLSTIFLKEAAAYGLCLAEIGEMMTREFRSGEEKPSELEVVCLEARSLIAEREILSPKTEVDNEFQFDIDCEDSGYEASPKSIPRDFTNRNPFHLPIGGNGCFPLSKLDESIEEVESDGEDEKSFNYVPAPAKNIAVSKLSMSLKNTSLGEKKLKYPNISGTKPENGYLASSSSGHRSANEQLPASVTFVKLSDMNDVEWGLFLDKFEELLYPAFAKRKSITLGQRQMQRLGTSCQF, encoded by the coding sequence ATGTCTCGTAACCTGGATAATTGTCCTGTTCAGACCCAGATGGCTGTGGCAATCTTCAAGAGCCCACTCGGCGGGGAGTACCATGGGAAAGCTAGGATGGAAGGGAAATCGACTGGGAGGAGACGTGTCTTTGTTCAAACTGAGACTGGTTGTGTACTGGGGATGGAGTTAGAACGCAGCGACAATGCACATACTGTGAAAAGAAGGCTGCAGCTTGCACTTAACTTTCCAGTTGAGGAAAGTTCTTTGACATTTGGTGATAGGGTGTTGAATAATGACCTAAGTGCTGTTCGGAACGATTCCCCTCTACTGCTGACAAGGAACTTTATGCATCGAAGTTCATCAACTCCATGCCTTTTACCCACAGGGAAGGATCATATCCAACCTAGAGATCAAAGTGGTCCCATTGAAATACTGGGAAATGTAGGTCGCTTTGCTGAGACAAAGCAACTTATCCAGGAAATTGTGAAGGCAATAAAGACTGGAGTAGATCCAATTCCTGTTCATGGTGGACTCGGAGGGGGGTATTTTTTCAGAAATAGCAGAGGCGAGAGTGTTGCTATTGTTAAGCCCACAGATGAAGAACCATTTGCGCCAAACAATCCTAAAGGATTTGTGGGCAAAGCTCTTGGGCAGCCAGGCTTAAAACGATCAGTCAGAGTTGGGGAAACAGGGTATAGGGAGGTCGCTGCGTATCTTCTTGACACTGATCATTTTGCCAATGTGCCAGCTACTACATTGGTGAAAATCACTCACTCGGTCTTTAATGTCAATGATGGTGTAAATGGAGACAAGCCTCTCAGCAAGAAGCAACCTGTGAGCAAGATTGCATCTTTTCAACAGTTTGTTCCCCATGATTTTGATGCTAGTGACCATGGAACCTCAAATTTCGCTGTTGCTGCAGTGCATCGCATTGGAATATTAGACATTAGGATTTTTAACACAGACAGACATGCAGGGAATCTTTTAGTTAGGAAGCTTGACGGTATTGGACAGTTTGGTCAAGTAGAGCTCATCCCCATTGATCACGGGCTCTGTCTTCCAGAGAGCTTGGAAGATCCGTATTTTGAATGGATCCATTGGCCCCAGGCATCCATTCCGTTCACAGATGATGAACTTGAGTACATAAAGAAACTTGATCCTATCCGAGACTCTGATATGCTACGAAGTGAACTCCCTATGATTCGTGAAGCTTGCCTTCGTGTCTTGGTCCTTTCCACCATTTTTCTCAAGGAAGCTGCCGCTTATGGTCTCTGTCTTGCGGAAATTGGTGAGATGATGACCAGGGAATTCCGTAGTGGGGAGGAGAAACCAAGTGAGCTTGAAGTTGTTTGTTTAGAGGCAAGAAGCCTGATTGCTGAGAGGGAGATTCTTTCTCCCAAGACTGAAGTGGATAACGAGTTTCAGTTTGACATAGATTGTGAAGATTCTGGATATGAGGCTAGTCCCAAATCAATCCCTCGGGATTTCACGAATAGAAACCCGTTTCATCTTCCAATTGGAGGAAATGGCTGCTTCCCACTCTCTAAACTAGATGAAAGTATTGAGGAAGTGGAAAGTGACGGAGAAGATGAGAAGAGCTTTAATTATGTTCCTGCCCCAGCAAAGAACATTGCTGTGTCAAAACTTTCAATGTCTCTCAAGAACACCAGCTTAGGTGAGAAGAAACTGAAATATCCTAATATCTCAGGAACAAAACCAGAAAACGGCTATCTGGCTAGTTCCTCCTCTGGACATCGTAGCGCAAATGAGCAGCTTCCTGCAAGTGTCACCTTTGTGAAGCTATCAGATATGAATGACGTCGAGTGGGGTTTGTTTCTAGACAAGTTTGAAGAGCTTCTTTACCCAGCTTTCGCAAAACGCAAGTCTATCACCCTTGGTCAGAGGCAGATGCAAAGGCTTGGAACTTCTTGCCAGTTTTGA